One genomic region from Dromaius novaehollandiae isolate bDroNov1 chromosome 21, bDroNov1.hap1, whole genome shotgun sequence encodes:
- the LOC135330452 gene encoding histone H2A-like, which produces MSGRGKSGGKARAKAKSRSSRAGLQFPVGRVHRLLRRGHYAERVGAGAPVYLAAVLEYLTAEILELAGNAARDNKKTRIIPRHLQLAVRNDEELNKLLGGVTIAQGGVLPNIQAVLLPKKTGGGGAGPAKAGKKGGGQQSQEY; this is translated from the coding sequence ATGTCTGGCCGTGGCAAGAGCGGCGGTAAGGCCCGGGCTAAGGCCAAGTCTCGCTCGTCCCGGGCTGGGCTGCAGTTCCCCGTCGGGCGCGTGCACCGGCTGCTGCGGCGCGGGCACTACGCGGAGCGGGTGGGGGCCGGCGCGCCCGTGTACCTGGCCGCCGTGCTGGAGTACCTGACGGCCGAGATCCTGGAGCTGGCGGGCAACGCGGCCCGCGACAACAAGAAGACGCGCATCATCCCCCGTCACCTGCAGCTGGCGGTGCGCAACGACGAGGAGCTCAACAAGCTGCTGGGCGGCGTCACCATCGCGCAGGGCGGCGTCCTGCCCAACATCCAGGCCGTGCTGCTGCCCAAGAagacgggcggcggcggcgcgggccccgcCAAGGCCGGCAAGAAGGGCGGCGGGCAGCAGTCGCAGGAGTACTAG